The following proteins are encoded in a genomic region of Burkholderia gladioli:
- a CDS encoding MFS transporter has product MNALQIETLADSKRRLRKVAAATIVGSMLEWYDFYLYATMASIVFSKVFFDTANSTNATLQAFATFAIGFVARPIGGIFFGYFGDKYGRKKMLFVTFCLMGSCTTAIGLIPTYAAIGVWAPSLLVLIRIIQGLGAGAELAGAAVTSYEHAAEDRKGRQGSWPALGLNLGLLLSSLTVYLLTVSGDRFLLAGGWRIPFVLSFFLVSIGMWVRRSLPETPEYTSFEKSRHEDNSIRDLLASQSKGLGVVFFVAVGYNALSYIFKTFSLAYLTQIKGVSASVTSLSVTLASLVAIVTVPLFGWMCDKFSSKTVLMVGGILSALFAYPFLLLLGTGANMSIYFAMVVGTGMLAPMMFAPQGSFLSRQFPVQSRSTGVGSAREIGTAVAGGVAPLWALSMVAQSTTHATGSVVMILACSGLMVAVATIFDQGRRFSSHKN; this is encoded by the coding sequence ATGAACGCTTTGCAGATTGAAACACTCGCTGACAGCAAGCGGCGACTGAGGAAAGTCGCCGCAGCCACGATCGTGGGGTCCATGCTCGAGTGGTACGACTTTTATCTATACGCCACCATGGCGTCGATTGTCTTCAGCAAAGTCTTTTTCGACACCGCCAACTCAACCAACGCCACCCTGCAGGCTTTTGCGACTTTTGCGATCGGCTTCGTCGCCAGGCCGATCGGCGGTATTTTCTTCGGTTACTTCGGTGACAAATACGGTCGCAAGAAAATGCTGTTCGTCACTTTTTGCCTGATGGGATCGTGCACGACAGCGATCGGCCTGATCCCGACTTATGCTGCCATTGGTGTCTGGGCGCCGTCGCTTCTGGTACTGATTCGCATCATTCAGGGCTTGGGCGCAGGGGCCGAGCTTGCCGGCGCCGCGGTGACTTCATACGAACATGCCGCGGAAGACCGCAAAGGCCGACAGGGATCATGGCCAGCGCTGGGCTTGAACCTGGGACTATTGCTTTCGTCGCTGACCGTCTATCTGCTGACGGTGAGCGGCGATCGATTCCTGCTGGCAGGAGGATGGCGCATTCCTTTCGTTCTGAGTTTCTTCCTGGTATCGATCGGGATGTGGGTGCGAAGGAGCCTGCCCGAAACGCCGGAATACACGTCCTTCGAAAAGAGCCGTCACGAGGACAATTCGATTCGAGATCTCCTGGCCTCTCAGTCGAAAGGATTGGGTGTGGTCTTCTTCGTCGCGGTCGGATATAACGCCCTGAGCTACATCTTCAAAACGTTTTCCCTGGCTTATCTCACGCAAATCAAAGGCGTATCGGCCAGCGTCACGTCGCTGTCGGTGACGTTGGCCAGTCTGGTCGCCATTGTGACGGTGCCGCTCTTCGGCTGGATGTGCGATAAATTCAGCAGCAAGACGGTATTGATGGTTGGCGGCATCCTGTCTGCTCTTTTTGCCTACCCATTCCTCTTGTTGCTGGGCACGGGCGCCAATATGTCGATTTACTTCGCGATGGTTGTCGGGACCGGCATGCTGGCACCGATGATGTTCGCGCCGCAAGGTTCTTTCCTGAGCCGCCAGTTTCCAGTACAGAGCCGGTCGACGGGGGTGGGGTCGGCGCGCGAAATCGGTACGGCGGTCGCGGGTGGGGTGGCTCCGTTGTGGGCGTTGTCCATGGTCGCGCAATCGACAACGCATGCCACTGGCAGCGTCGTGATGATTCTGGCCTGTTCGGGATTGATGGTGGCCGTCGCCACGATATTCGACCAAGGGCGCCGATTCAGCAGCCACAAGAACTGA
- the purU gene encoding formyltetrahydrofolate deformylase, producing MSGSVRNSRFLLTLSCPSAAGQVAAVVGVLDSHRCYVDELTVFDDDLSGRFFVRCVFHASDAADTPDIDALRAEFAPIAERFQMQWAIHDADARPKVMILVSKLEHCLADLLFRWKMGELKMDIVGIASNHADLEPLAVQHGLPFRHFPITAETKAQQEAQWLDMFESSGAELVILARYMQVLSPETSAKLANRAINIHHSFLPGFKGAKPYHQAHARGVKLIGATAHFVTDDLDEGPIIEQVVERVDHSYRPEQLLMVGRDMESITLARAVKAFIERRVFLNGDRTVVFG from the coding sequence ATGTCCGGCTCCGTTCGCAACTCCCGATTCCTGTTGACGCTCTCCTGCCCCAGCGCGGCCGGCCAGGTGGCCGCCGTGGTGGGCGTGCTCGATAGCCACCGCTGTTATGTCGACGAACTGACCGTGTTCGACGACGACCTGAGCGGGCGCTTTTTCGTGCGCTGCGTGTTCCATGCCTCCGATGCGGCCGATACGCCCGATATCGACGCGCTGCGGGCCGAGTTCGCGCCGATCGCCGAGCGCTTCCAGATGCAGTGGGCGATTCATGATGCCGATGCGCGGCCGAAGGTGATGATCCTGGTTTCCAAGCTCGAGCATTGCCTGGCGGATCTGCTGTTCCGCTGGAAGATGGGCGAGCTGAAGATGGATATCGTGGGGATTGCCTCGAATCACGCGGATCTGGAGCCGCTGGCGGTGCAGCATGGCTTGCCGTTTCGGCATTTTCCGATCACCGCGGAGACGAAGGCCCAGCAGGAGGCGCAGTGGCTGGATATGTTCGAGTCCAGTGGGGCCGAGTTGGTGATCCTCGCGAGGTATATGCAGGTACTGTCGCCGGAAACCAGCGCGAAGCTGGCGAATCGGGCGATCAATATTCACCACTCGTTCTTGCCGGGGTTCAAGGGGGCGAAGCCTTATCACCAGGCGCATGCGCGTGGGGTGAAGCTGATCGGGGCAACGGCTCACTTCGTTACCGATGACCTGGATGAAGGGCCCATCATCGAGCAGGTGGTCGAGCGGGTCGATCACTCGTATCGGCCGGAACAACTGCTGATGGTTGGACGGGATATGGAATCGATCACGCTGGCTCGCGCGGTGAAGGCGTTCATCGAGCGGCGGGTGTTTCTCAATGGCGATCGGACGGTGGTGTTTGGCTGA
- a CDS encoding choline sulfate utilization transcriptional regulator has product MQALSAFESAARLASFTAAARELGSTQPAVSQRVVQLEEALGAPLFERGHRGVTLTEDGARLFEAVRQSLDTLRCATADIRERRARGALTLVTDVGFATYWLMPRLAQLKAEMPDVDVRVVTAQHADLQRDHADVAILFGDGDWPACTSTRLFEEAVTPVCSPAFLAAHRRKLKGPADLLALPLLHVQPTKPERWLDWHGWFAAHQLTAPPEPHGLTFNSYALVVHAALMNQGVALGWSPLVDELVASGQLVRCVEETAVTERGYFLVRPPSRPEAPAVGRFRRWLFDRCREPAGAGRAVAAAPVRAAVSGR; this is encoded by the coding sequence ATGCAGGCGCTGTCCGCCTTCGAATCGGCGGCGCGCCTGGCCAGCTTCACGGCCGCCGCGCGCGAGCTGGGCTCGACACAGCCGGCCGTCAGCCAGCGCGTGGTGCAGCTCGAGGAAGCGCTCGGCGCGCCGCTGTTCGAGCGCGGCCACCGCGGCGTGACCCTGACCGAGGACGGCGCGCGCCTGTTCGAGGCGGTGCGCCAGAGCCTGGACACGCTGCGCTGCGCCACCGCCGACATCCGCGAGCGCCGTGCCCGTGGCGCCCTCACCCTGGTGACCGACGTGGGTTTCGCGACCTACTGGCTGATGCCGCGACTGGCGCAACTGAAGGCCGAGATGCCCGACGTGGACGTGCGCGTGGTGACGGCCCAGCACGCCGACCTGCAACGCGACCACGCCGACGTGGCGATCCTGTTCGGCGACGGCGACTGGCCGGCCTGCACCTCCACGCGCCTGTTCGAGGAAGCCGTCACCCCCGTGTGCTCGCCGGCCTTCCTGGCCGCGCATCGACGCAAGCTGAAGGGGCCGGCCGACCTGCTGGCGCTGCCGCTGCTGCACGTGCAGCCGACCAAGCCGGAACGCTGGCTGGACTGGCACGGCTGGTTCGCCGCCCACCAGCTCACCGCCCCGCCCGAGCCGCATGGGCTGACATTCAATAGTTATGCGCTGGTGGTGCATGCCGCCCTGATGAACCAGGGCGTGGCGCTGGGGTGGTCGCCGCTGGTGGACGAGCTGGTTGCGAGTGGCCAGTTGGTGCGCTGCGTGGAGGAGACGGCGGTGACCGAGCGCGGGTATTTCCTGGTGCGGCCGCCATCGCGGCCCGAGGCGCCGGCGGTGGGCCGGTTCCGGCGCTGGCTGTTCGACCGCTGCCGCGAGCCGGCCGGCGCCGGGCGCGCCGTGGCGGCGGCGCCGGTTCGTGCCGCCGTGAGCGGGCGCTGA
- the betC gene encoding choline-sulfatase, translating into MLNTKPNILILMADQLTPFALSAYGHRGAITPTIDRLAAGGVVFESAYCASPLCAPSRFSFMSGKLPAAIGAYDNAAELPAQTLTFAHYLRAAGYRTALAGKMHFCGPDQLHGFEERLTTDIYPADFGWVPDWSQPEARPSWYHNMGSVLDAGPCVRTNQLDFDDEVTFATRQKLYDLAREKSAGQDTRPFCLVMSLTHPHDPYAITREYWDLYQDEDVPMPAVTLGYDESDPHSKRLRAVSEIDRTPPGEAQVRAARHAYYGSSSYVDAQFGAVMNALEACGFADDTIVIVTADHGDMLGERGLWYKMTFFEGGCRVPLIVNAPKRFAPGRVAASVSHLDLLPTLVEFATGGAPAEWPDSIDGRSLLPHLTGGAGHDEAIGEYLAEGAIAPIVMIRRGEWKFIHTPVDPDQLYNLRDDPRELHNLADDPALAELVAAFRAEVAKRWDLDAIHAQVLASQRRRRFHFAATTQGRIASWDWQPFQDASQRYMRNHIELDTLEAMARYPRVQG; encoded by the coding sequence ATGCTTAACACGAAGCCGAATATCCTTATCTTGATGGCTGATCAACTGACCCCGTTCGCCTTGTCCGCCTACGGACATCGCGGCGCGATCACGCCCACCATCGACCGCCTGGCCGCCGGCGGGGTGGTGTTCGAATCGGCCTATTGCGCCAGCCCCCTGTGTGCGCCCTCGCGCTTTTCCTTCATGTCGGGCAAGCTGCCGGCCGCGATCGGCGCCTACGACAACGCAGCCGAGCTGCCGGCCCAGACGCTCACCTTCGCGCATTACCTGCGCGCGGCCGGCTATCGCACGGCACTGGCCGGCAAGATGCACTTCTGCGGGCCTGACCAGTTGCACGGCTTCGAGGAGCGGCTCACCACCGACATCTACCCGGCCGATTTCGGCTGGGTGCCCGACTGGAGCCAGCCCGAGGCGCGGCCCAGCTGGTACCACAACATGGGCTCGGTGCTCGACGCGGGCCCCTGCGTGCGAACCAACCAGCTCGATTTCGACGACGAGGTGACCTTCGCCACCCGCCAGAAGCTCTACGACCTGGCCCGCGAGAAATCGGCGGGGCAGGACACGCGGCCGTTCTGCCTGGTGATGTCGCTCACGCACCCGCACGATCCCTACGCGATCACGCGCGAGTATTGGGACCTCTACCAGGACGAGGACGTGCCGATGCCGGCCGTCACGCTCGGCTACGACGAGAGCGACCCGCATTCGAAGCGGCTGCGCGCGGTCAGCGAGATCGACCGCACGCCGCCCGGCGAGGCGCAGGTGAGGGCGGCGCGCCATGCGTATTACGGCTCGAGCTCCTATGTCGACGCGCAGTTCGGCGCGGTGATGAACGCGCTGGAAGCCTGCGGGTTCGCCGACGATACGATCGTGATCGTGACGGCCGACCACGGCGACATGCTCGGCGAGCGCGGCCTCTGGTACAAGATGACCTTCTTCGAGGGCGGCTGCCGCGTGCCGCTGATCGTCAACGCGCCCAAGCGCTTCGCGCCGGGCCGCGTGGCGGCCTCGGTCTCGCACCTGGACCTGCTGCCCACCCTGGTGGAGTTCGCCACCGGCGGCGCGCCGGCGGAATGGCCGGATAGCATCGACGGACGCAGCCTGCTGCCGCATCTGACGGGCGGCGCCGGCCACGACGAGGCGATCGGCGAGTACCTGGCCGAAGGCGCGATCGCGCCGATCGTGATGATCCGGCGCGGCGAGTGGAAGTTCATCCACACGCCGGTGGATCCGGACCAGCTCTACAACCTGCGCGACGATCCGCGCGAGTTGCACAACCTCGCCGACGATCCGGCGCTGGCCGAGCTGGTCGCCGCGTTCCGCGCCGAAGTGGCCAAGCGCTGGGACCTGGACGCGATCCACGCCCAGGTGCTGGCCAGCCAGCGCCGCCGCCGCTTCCATTTCGCGGCCACTACGCAGGGGCGCATCGCCTCCTGGGACTGGCAGCCGTTCCAGGACGCGAGCCAGCGCTACATGCGCAACCACATCGAACTCGACACGCTCGAGGCGATGGCGCGCTATCCGCGCGTGCAGGGCTGA
- the choX gene encoding choline ABC transporter substrate-binding protein — MTRFNRSAGAARAPRRSTFATAALSALLAVVLPGAVARAAEPAACTEVRMAAPGWTDIDATNAMTGVVLDALGYRQRVSNLSVPITFQGLKKGQIDVFLGNWMPAQGPLVKPFVEEKSIEVLHPNLTHAKFTLAVPDYVAAAGVHSFADLAKYADRFGNRIYGIEPGAPANQNIKRMIADKALGAGNWSLVESSETGMLTQVERAERDHQWIVFLAWEPHLMNTKFHPVYLSGGDAYFGPDYGGATVNTVARSGYANQCPNLGKLFRQVSFSVDVENAMIASMLVDKLSPADAAKRALHAHPDLLDAWLAGVTTASGAPALPAARTALGLH, encoded by the coding sequence ATGACACGCTTCAATCGATCTGCCGGGGCGGCTCGCGCGCCGCGGCGCAGCACCTTCGCGACGGCCGCGCTGTCGGCCTTGCTGGCCGTCGTCCTGCCGGGCGCCGTGGCACGGGCGGCCGAGCCCGCGGCCTGCACCGAGGTGCGGATGGCCGCGCCGGGTTGGACCGATATCGACGCCACCAATGCGATGACGGGCGTGGTGCTGGATGCCCTCGGCTATCGCCAGCGCGTCTCGAACCTGTCGGTGCCGATCACCTTCCAGGGCCTCAAGAAAGGGCAGATCGACGTGTTCCTCGGCAACTGGATGCCGGCGCAGGGGCCGCTGGTCAAACCCTTCGTCGAGGAGAAGTCGATCGAGGTGCTGCACCCGAACCTGACGCACGCGAAGTTCACGCTGGCCGTGCCCGACTACGTGGCGGCCGCCGGCGTGCACAGCTTCGCCGATCTCGCCAAATACGCCGACCGCTTCGGCAATCGCATCTACGGCATCGAGCCGGGCGCGCCGGCCAACCAGAACATCAAGCGGATGATCGCCGACAAGGCGCTCGGCGCGGGCAACTGGAGCCTGGTGGAATCGAGCGAGACCGGCATGCTGACCCAGGTCGAGCGCGCCGAACGCGATCACCAGTGGATCGTGTTCCTGGCCTGGGAGCCGCACCTGATGAACACCAAGTTCCATCCCGTCTACCTGTCGGGCGGCGATGCCTACTTCGGCCCCGACTACGGCGGCGCGACCGTCAACACGGTGGCGCGCAGCGGCTACGCGAACCAGTGCCCGAACCTCGGCAAGCTGTTCCGGCAGGTGAGCTTCAGCGTGGACGTCGAGAACGCCATGATCGCCTCGATGCTGGTCGACAAGCTCTCGCCCGCCGATGCCGCGAAACGCGCCCTGCACGCCCATCCCGACCTGCTCGACGCCTGGCTGGCGGGCGTCACCACCGCCAGCGGCGCGCCCGCGCTGCCGGCCGCCAGGACGGCGCTTGGCCTGCACTGA
- a CDS encoding porin: MKKRMKVAAAGAAALAMAGVSSTSHAQSSVTLYGIIDAGITYVNNSSGAHVFKFDDGVSYGNRIGFKGTEDLGGGLKAVFALESGFRLGNGQLNFGGALFGRQAYVGLQNDWGTLSFGDQLDMTEEMVYLTNVSAWASGYAIHQGDFDRFNGDRLPNSVKFLSNTFAGFKFGGMYSFGNVAGNFHRNSAYSLGASYANGDFSAGAAYTQLNNPNGIYAFDPYAMIGTKTFLGQPTVSVDPATGAVTDLFSSTPMNIDKQGTFGVGASYAIGKLSLIGNFTYTTIKGFGQSSHMQVYEGGATYQFTPALSLIGGYQHTRFEGHHWNQGSAGVHYLLSKRTDVYISGDYLRASNGVDAVIGYSFTPSTTQTQADVRIGMRHSF, translated from the coding sequence ATGAAAAAAAGAATGAAAGTTGCCGCAGCCGGCGCCGCCGCGCTGGCCATGGCGGGCGTGTCGTCGACGAGTCACGCGCAGAGCAGCGTCACGCTCTACGGCATCATCGACGCCGGTATTACCTATGTGAACAATTCCAGCGGCGCGCATGTGTTCAAGTTCGACGACGGCGTGTCCTACGGCAACCGGATCGGCTTCAAGGGCACCGAAGACCTCGGCGGCGGCCTGAAGGCGGTGTTTGCCCTGGAAAGCGGCTTCCGGCTCGGCAACGGGCAGCTCAATTTCGGCGGCGCGCTGTTCGGCCGCCAGGCTTATGTCGGACTGCAGAACGACTGGGGCACGCTGTCCTTCGGCGACCAACTCGACATGACCGAGGAGATGGTCTACCTGACCAACGTCTCGGCCTGGGCCAGCGGCTACGCGATCCACCAGGGCGACTTCGACCGCTTCAACGGCGACCGCCTGCCGAACTCGGTGAAGTTCCTGTCGAACACCTTCGCGGGCTTCAAGTTCGGCGGCATGTACTCGTTCGGCAACGTGGCCGGCAATTTCCACCGCAACAGCGCCTACAGCCTGGGCGCGAGCTACGCGAACGGCGATTTCTCGGCCGGTGCCGCCTATACGCAGCTGAACAACCCGAACGGCATCTACGCCTTCGATCCCTACGCGATGATCGGCACCAAGACCTTCCTCGGCCAGCCGACCGTCAGCGTCGATCCGGCCACGGGCGCGGTGACGGACCTGTTCTCCAGCACGCCGATGAACATCGACAAGCAGGGCACCTTCGGCGTGGGCGCGAGCTACGCGATCGGCAAGCTTTCGCTGATCGGCAACTTCACCTACACGACGATCAAGGGTTTCGGCCAGAGCTCGCACATGCAGGTGTATGAAGGCGGCGCGACGTACCAGTTCACGCCGGCGCTGAGCCTGATCGGCGGCTACCAGCACACGCGCTTCGAGGGCCATCACTGGAACCAGGGTTCGGCCGGCGTGCATTACCTGCTGTCCAAGCGCACCGACGTGTATATCTCCGGCGACTACCTGCGCGCCTCGAATGGCGTGGATGCCGTGATCGGCTACAGCTTCACGCCGTCGACCACGCAGACGCAGGCGGACGTGCGGATCGGCATGCGCCATTCGTTCTGA
- a CDS encoding flavodoxin family protein yields the protein MAKTIVVYFSGYGHTRRAAEVAAQGAGAELIEIDAEGNLPEAAWEQLDAAQAIIFGTPTYMGGPAWQFKKFADASSKKWFSRAWQDKVFGGFTNSASLNGDKQVTLIYLQTLASQHGGIWVSLGVPPANTKAATRDDVNNLGGSVGALLQSPADAGVEEMLGGDLDTVKAYAARVAAVAQRLQS from the coding sequence ATGGCAAAGACTATCGTTGTTTATTTTTCCGGATATGGTCATACCAGGCGGGCCGCCGAAGTGGCGGCGCAAGGCGCGGGCGCCGAACTGATCGAGATCGATGCCGAGGGCAATCTGCCGGAAGCAGCCTGGGAGCAGCTCGATGCCGCCCAGGCCATCATCTTCGGCACGCCGACCTACATGGGCGGCCCCGCCTGGCAGTTCAAGAAGTTCGCAGACGCCAGTTCCAAGAAGTGGTTCTCGCGCGCCTGGCAGGACAAGGTCTTCGGCGGTTTCACCAACAGCGCCAGCTTGAACGGCGACAAGCAGGTCACTTTGATCTATCTGCAGACGCTCGCTTCCCAGCACGGCGGTATCTGGGTCAGCCTGGGTGTCCCGCCCGCCAATACCAAGGCCGCGACCCGCGACGACGTCAATAATCTCGGCGGTTCGGTCGGCGCGCTGCTGCAGTCGCCCGCCGATGCGGGCGTCGAGGAGATGCTGGGCGGCGACCTGGACACGGTGAAGGCCTATGCCGCCCGCGTGGCGGCCGTCGCCCAGCGGCTCCAGAGCTGA
- a CDS encoding LysR substrate-binding domain-containing protein produces MARNLDITLLRAFVTVAEHGSMTAAGNALHLTQGAVSQQISRLEALAGPLFVRDRHDLRPTAAGERLLGSTRRFLDMHDALRTEMTAGAIDGAIRLGAPQDLVGTCLAPILKGFTQNHPQVELTLVCEASPELLKTLKRGAIDIALTEEPPGKSRGECVAVDRLVWVGARGGTAHGKRPLPLSMVAETCAFRPVVLDALRRHDMPWRAMFENGSIDATVAMLRADLAVTARLASTVPGELGILPAECGLPALPDFSINLHVQKGPGAPAAVELVRHLREGLARYRGST; encoded by the coding sequence ATGGCCCGAAATCTCGACATCACCCTGCTCCGCGCCTTTGTCACCGTCGCCGAACACGGCAGCATGACGGCTGCCGGCAACGCGCTGCATCTCACTCAAGGCGCGGTCAGCCAGCAGATCTCGCGGCTCGAGGCGCTGGCCGGGCCCCTGTTCGTCCGCGATCGCCACGACCTGCGGCCGACGGCGGCAGGCGAGCGCCTGCTCGGCTCGACCCGGCGCTTCCTCGACATGCACGACGCCTTGCGAACCGAGATGACGGCCGGCGCGATAGACGGGGCGATACGCCTGGGCGCGCCGCAAGACCTGGTGGGAACCTGCCTGGCGCCGATCCTGAAAGGCTTCACGCAGAACCACCCCCAGGTCGAGCTCACGCTCGTGTGCGAGGCATCGCCGGAACTGCTGAAAACGCTGAAGCGCGGCGCGATCGACATCGCGCTGACGGAAGAGCCGCCGGGCAAATCCCGTGGTGAGTGCGTGGCCGTGGACCGGCTCGTCTGGGTCGGCGCAAGAGGCGGCACCGCCCATGGGAAGCGGCCCCTGCCGCTCTCGATGGTGGCCGAGACCTGCGCGTTCCGGCCCGTCGTGCTCGATGCGCTGCGCCGGCACGACATGCCATGGCGCGCCATGTTCGAAAACGGCAGCATCGATGCGACCGTCGCCATGTTACGTGCCGATCTCGCGGTGACGGCGCGCCTGGCGTCCACCGTGCCGGGCGAACTCGGCATCCTGCCTGCCGAATGCGGGCTTCCCGCGCTGCCCGATTTTTCGATCAACCTTCATGTACAGAAAGGACCAGGCGCCCCCGCCGCCGTGGAGTTGGTCCGCCACCTCAGGGAAGGGCTCGCGCGATATCGCGGCTCGACGTGA
- a CDS encoding LysE family translocator codes for MPLHDYLPLLVFVLVSTITPGGATTLATASGAHFGYRRSLPYMVGIAAGLASMAASTAAGLGGVVLALPGLQLGMKALGSLYLLWLAWRIGRSGPPHVAARLNEPAGFVGGLWMLWHNPKGWTMTLGAAASFAALAPGPLQLAGLLGASFGVAAMLSLSVWCLAGLFLARLLRTDAQWRMLNRVLALLLVISIVAIWLA; via the coding sequence GTGCCCCTGCACGACTATCTGCCGCTGTTGGTTTTCGTCCTGGTCTCCACGATCACGCCAGGTGGCGCGACCACCCTGGCCACTGCCTCGGGCGCGCATTTCGGTTATCGGCGCTCCTTGCCCTACATGGTGGGGATCGCCGCCGGTCTGGCATCGATGGCCGCGTCGACGGCGGCGGGGCTCGGCGGCGTGGTGCTCGCGCTGCCGGGCCTTCAACTCGGCATGAAGGCACTGGGCTCGCTGTATCTGCTGTGGCTCGCATGGCGCATCGGGCGCAGCGGGCCGCCGCACGTCGCGGCGCGTCTGAACGAGCCGGCTGGTTTTGTCGGAGGCCTGTGGATGCTCTGGCACAACCCGAAGGGATGGACGATGACGCTGGGTGCCGCCGCATCGTTTGCCGCGCTCGCCCCGGGGCCGCTCCAACTGGCCGGCCTGCTCGGGGCGTCGTTCGGCGTCGCGGCCATGCTGTCGCTCTCGGTCTGGTGTCTCGCGGGGCTGTTCCTGGCCCGCCTGCTGCGCACCGACGCCCAATGGCGCATGCTCAACCGGGTGTTGGCCTTGCTGCTGGTGATCTCGATCGTTGCGATCTGGCTTGCCTAG
- a CDS encoding GlxA family transcriptional regulator, protein MPETLHFLLLPGFSALGCMSAIEPLRVANRFRPDLYRWQLLSMDGAPVLASNGVALNADAAFGEVERADTVFVIAGFEPLARYTRTLGDWLRRQHLGGATIGGIDTGSFVLAEAGLFDPSHTLTLHWEALAAFRERYPRLNATQELFETGERRITCAGGTASIDMMLELIGRRHGADLAATISEQFVVGRIRQHSDRQRLEIAARYGVHNRKLIQVIGAMERHTETPLSSDALAQDVGITRRQLERLFSSILNDTPTRFYMQLRLDRARELLQQTDMTITAICVACGFESPSHFSRSYRARFGASPRNDRQTQR, encoded by the coding sequence ATGCCGGAAACCCTCCACTTCCTGCTGCTCCCCGGCTTTTCCGCGCTTGGCTGCATGTCGGCGATCGAGCCGCTGCGGGTGGCGAACCGCTTTCGGCCCGATCTGTACCGCTGGCAACTGCTGAGCATGGACGGCGCGCCGGTGCTGGCCAGCAACGGCGTGGCGCTGAACGCCGACGCGGCCTTCGGCGAGGTGGAGCGCGCCGATACGGTGTTCGTGATCGCCGGCTTCGAGCCGCTGGCGCGCTACACGCGCACGCTGGGCGACTGGCTGCGGCGCCAGCACCTGGGCGGCGCCACCATCGGCGGGATCGATACGGGCAGTTTCGTGCTGGCCGAGGCTGGGCTGTTCGACCCCTCGCATACGCTGACGCTGCACTGGGAAGCGCTGGCCGCGTTTCGCGAACGTTACCCGCGCCTGAACGCGACGCAGGAACTGTTCGAGACCGGCGAGCGCCGCATCACCTGCGCGGGAGGCACCGCCTCGATCGACATGATGCTGGAGCTGATCGGCCGCCGGCACGGCGCCGACCTGGCCGCGACCATCTCCGAGCAGTTCGTGGTGGGCCGGATCCGCCAGCATTCGGACCGGCAGCGGCTGGAGATCGCGGCGCGCTACGGCGTGCACAACCGCAAGCTGATCCAGGTGATCGGCGCGATGGAGCGGCACACCGAGACGCCGCTGTCGTCGGATGCGCTGGCGCAGGATGTCGGCATCACGCGGCGCCAGCTCGAGCGCCTGTTCAGCTCGATCCTCAACGACACGCCCACGCGCTTCTACATGCAGCTGCGGCTGGACCGCGCCCGCGAGCTGCTGCAGCAGACCGACATGACGATCACGGCGATCTGCGTGGCTTGCGGCTTCGAATCGCCCTCGCACTTCTCGCGCAGCTACCGGGCGCGCTTCGGCGCGAGTCCGCGCAACGACCGGCAGACGCAGCGCTGA
- a CDS encoding DUF4148 domain-containing protein, producing MKTLLVNRIVAATAAAVVLTFAAGAAQAQTSQLTRAQVRAELVQLQAAGYNSARGEDTTYPAQLQAAEQRVGQQQVAVRTVSDEQGYGGSVGGASASGTRHHHVTLENDGMKPVYFGQ from the coding sequence ATGAAGACGCTTCTCGTCAATCGTATCGTCGCCGCCACCGCGGCCGCCGTTGTCCTCACGTTCGCCGCTGGTGCCGCCCAGGCGCAGACCAGCCAGTTGACGCGTGCACAGGTGCGAGCCGAGCTCGTGCAACTGCAAGCCGCCGGATACAACTCGGCGCGCGGCGAGGACACCACGTACCCGGCACAACTGCAGGCAGCCGAGCAGCGCGTGGGGCAGCAGCAAGTGGCCGTGCGCACGGTCAGCGACGAACAGGGTTATGGCGGCAGCGTCGGCGGCGCTTCGGCCTCGGGCACGCGCCATCATCATGTCACGCTCGAAAACGACGGCATGAAACCCGTCTATTTCGGTCAATGA